The DNA sequence GGCCTCCTTTCATGATATAATAATTGAAACTTTCCATAAAACTTTTTCACGCGAAAATATAATTCTTACAACTACATTTACAACTACAAAAATTTTATTTAATTCATGTATTAGCATAGACTCGCAAATAAAAATTTTTTCTTAACGCTTTAATTTCTTGACTCTCGTTTATGTTCACAAATAATGTATAATTTACGCTCATAATATATTAACAAAAGGGAGCAAGATATTTGCATTTAATTTTAGGAGGCCGCTACATGGGAAAAGAGTCCTACGCAAGAAAGTTATATAAAAATTTTGAAGCATTCTATAACCTCGACTCAGAATCGCCCGAAATAATATCGCGTCCCGGACTCATAATAAATTTGCACATGGGAGTAAAATTTTTATTGCTGAAAAATGTAGACCCATTAAAATTTTTTCTCGCAAGACTCGAAATTTTACGCGAGTCAGTCATAACCGGCGATGAAATTTCTTCCGGAGTCATTCCCATTGACGAATTTTCGCGAAAATGGCGCGACGAAACCGGAAAATTATATCAAGCTCTAGCACGTGAAGCAGATATTGTAGACAGAGTTTTTGCCGGGCTGACTCTAAGATTGAAGGGTTAAATCATGAAATATATTTTTTTCGACATCGACGGAACATTAATCAGTCACGTAAATTTTTCCCACATTCCCGAACAAACGCGCGAGGCCGTTAATTTACTGCGCAAAGCCGGACACATTCCCGCAATCGCAACAGGACGGGCAGCTTTTCTCGCACTCAATGCCGCAAAAGAATTTGACATAAATTACATAGTCGCCTCAGGAGGTTCGCAAATTATAATAAACGGTCAGGAAATTCACACGCAATATTTCCCGGACGAGCATTTAAATAATTTTCGTGAGGTCGCTAAAAAATTCCCGGAAATTACAGCCTGTGTCGACGAAAAATATTTATACACCGCCGGAGCCTTTTACTTGTTCAGGCAATATTTTAATAATC is a window from the Synergistaceae bacterium genome containing:
- a CDS encoding bifunctional adenosylcobinamide kinase/adenosylcobinamide-phosphate guanylyltransferase, producing the protein MGKESYARKLYKNFEAFYNLDSESPEIISRPGLIINLHMGVKFLLLKNVDPLKFFLARLEILRESVITGDEISSGVIPIDEFSRKWRDETGKLYQALAREADIVDRVFAGLTLRLKG